The genomic region TCCTTAGTCAGAGCCaggcccccaaacccccacccttaccccgcagctcccccccacccttcccctgcacccccccacacacgcacactttcccccattcctcccccacgtctaacccgtgctgtacctgccctgggagtgtttgatgggacagtgtagagggagctttactctgtatctaacctgtgctgtacctgccctgggagtgtttgatggggcagtgtagagggagctttactctgtatctaaccctgtacctgccctgggagtgtttgatgggacagtgtagagggagctttactctgtatctaatccgtgcctGAGTGAATTCTCAGCATTTCACTCTTCTCACTGGGCATGTGATTCACAAGATGAAGGTGAGTTGATTTTACCCGTCTCCATCCAGCAGATGTCGGTAAgtatcaatctcagcctgcaGCCTCATCTTGGTGTTAAGGAGAGTCTGgtattctacatcctgattcttGAGGTCAGTATGGAGCTTTGCGAGTTGTTGCTGAAGGTTTGCGATGCTGTTGTTCAGGGTCTGGAGCTCCGCAGCAGTTCGATCTTCAGTGTCCTGCAGAGTGTCCTCCAATGAATTGACCTGATGAGAGAAGAATGTTTCAATCAGAACAGGTCCACGAGAAAGTTGAGGGGAGTTCAGTCCCTGGTCTCAATCATGGGACACGCTCCCCCTTCCTGTCTCGGCCAGACTGGAATGCAGGTCCCAGAGGTCCCAGCCTCTGGACAAGTCCCCGTGGGCCGGAGACCCACATCACCAttgcctgggctggatttgaagccagctgccagagagggggaggatgataCCCAACCCAGCTGTGAGAGGAGATCTTCACCcccgaccccccgccccccgcaaacCAGGTCTGTGCTCCGATTCCCCTCGAGCTGCTGaaaatacagagtgaagctcagaACACCTGCTCACAGACTTTAGATAAAGGTGGAATATTGATGAGAATAATTCTGATGGGACGGAGATTACATCaaagacaggatggagtgtgagtgtgtgtgtgtgtgtgtgtgtgtaagtgtgtgtgtgtatgtgtgtctgtgcaaGTGTGTaagtgtgattgagtgtgtgcatgtgtgagtttgtgtctgtgtaagtgtgggggtgtgtgtgtgtgtgtgagtgtttgtctgtgtaagtgtgagtgtgtgtaagtgtgagtgagtgtgagtgcgtgtatgtgagtgagtgtttgtctgtgtaagtgtgaatgtgtgtaagtgtgagtgagtgagtgtgtgcctgtgagtgtttgtctgtgtaagtgtgagtgtgtgtaagtgtgagtgtgtgtaagtgtgagtgagtgtgagtgcgtgtatgtgagtgagtgtttgtctgtgtaagtgtgaatgtgtgtaagtgtgagtgagtgagtgtgtgcctgtgagtgtttgtctgtgtaagtgtgagtgtgtgtaagtgtgagtgagtgtgagtgtgtgcagatgCAGTGATGAATGCTGTTAATGAGCGTCGATTTGCTCACTGGGATTGGCCTGGGGTTGCCGTGGAGACCGTACCATGGCCCCCAGTGAACGATGTTCCACCTCCAGGTTTTTGATCTGACGCCGGAGTTCGGTGACCTCACGTTTCGCTGCCTGAAGGGCCTCGTTATTCTTCGAAGCCTCGAGTGAAGCGGAATCGAACTGGAAAACGGAGAGAACGGAACAAAGGTTACTGATATAAATTGATACACACACTgggatacacacacactgggatacacacacacacacacacactgggatacACACACCCActgcgatacacacacacactgggatacacacacactgggatacacacacactgggatacacacacactgggataCACACACTGGGATACACACACCCActgcgatacacacacacacacacacactgggatacacacacactgggatacacacacactgggatacacacacactgggatacacacacactgggatacacacacacacacacacacactgggatacacacacactgggatacacacacacacacacacactgggatacacacacacacacacacactgggatacacacacacacacactgggatacacacacactgggatacacacacacacacacacactgggatacacacacactgggatacacacacactgggatacacacacacacacccactgcgatacacacacacacccactgggatacacacacacacacccactgcgatacacacacacacccactgggatacacacacacacacccactgcgatacacacacacacccactgggatacacacacacacacccactgcgatacacacacacactgggatacacacacacccacacacactgggATACACACCCactgggatacacacacacacacccactgcgatacacacacacacactgggatacacacacacccacacacactgggatacacacacactgggatacacacacacacacccactgcgatacacacacacacccactgggatacacacacacacacacactgcgatacacacacactgcgatacacacacacacccactgggatacacacacccacactgcgatacacacacacacacacacccactgggatacacacacccacactgcgatacacacacacacactgggatacacacacacccacacacactgggatacacacacactgcgatacacacacacacacactgcgacacacacacacactgcgatacacacacacacccactgggatacacacacacacacacacacactgcgatacacacacactgcgatacacacacacacacactgcgacacacacacacactgcgatacacacacactgcgatacacacacacacactgcgatacacacacactgcgatacacacacacacacacacacatattcggatatacacctcccaaacccgcgacctctcccacctagaaggacaagagcagcaggcacatgggaacaacaccacctgcaccttcccctccaagtcacactccatcccgacttggaaatatatcgccgttccttcatcgtcgctgggtcaaaatcctggaactcccttcctaacagctctgtgggagaaccttcaccacacggactgcagcggttcaagaaggcggctcaccaccaccttctcaagggcaattagggatgggcaataaatgctggcctcgccagcgacacccacatcccatgaacgaataaaaaaaaagactgatttcctcacacacactcagaaacacagacacacactgattcacacacactcacactaggACACACActgattcacacacactcacactaggACACACActgattcacacacactcacactaggACACACActgattcacacacactcacgcccGTTACCTTCTTTCTGTAACACTCCTCTGCTTCCTTTCGGTTTTGATCTGCCAGAGCCTGATATTCCTCACGGATTTTGTTGAGAACTTGTCCAAGATCCTCTTCATTGGAATTTTCAACCTCCACAGAGACAGTGGAATTTGCAATCTGATGTTTGAGATCATCCACAtcctgtacagagagagagagagactgagaatatcaccgggatctgagggagcgctgcactgtcggagagtcagtactgagggagctctgcactgtcggagggtcagtactgagggagcgctgcactgtcggagggtcagtactgagggagcgctgcactgtcggagggtcagtactgagggagcgctgcactgtcggagggtcagtactgagggagcgctgcactgtcggagggtcagtactgagggagcgctgcgctgtcgcagggtcagtactgagggagctctgcactgtcggagggtcagtactgagggagcgctgcattgtcggagggtcagtactgagggagcgctgcactgtcggagggtcagtactgagggagcgctgcactgtcggagggtcagtactgagggagcgctgcgctgtcggagggtcagtactgagggagcgctgcactgtcggaggggcagtactgagggagcgctgcactgtcggagggtcagtactgaggcagtgctgcactgtcggaggggcagtactgagggagtgctgcactgttggagggtcagtactgaggcagtgctgcactgtcagagaggccatctttcggatgagacgttaaaccgaggccccgtctgcccctcgggtggatgtaaaagagcccacGGCCActagtttgaagaagagcaggggagttctccccggtgtcctgggccaatatttattcctcaaccaacatcactaaaacagattttctgctcatttatctcattgctgtttggatcttgctgtgcgcaaattgggctgccccatttccctacattaaaacagtgactacacgtcaaagatAGTTCTCCATTGGCTTTGGGCCAtgatgaggtggtgaaaggtgctgtatataaatgcaagttctttctttacctccTGATGATTCTTGCGGAAATAACTCAGCTCCTCGTTCATGGCCTCGATCTGTGTCTCGAGCTGCAGGCGGCCCAGGTTGGTATCATCGAGGATCTTCCGCAGCCCGTTGAGGTCGTGCTCGACTGACTGCCTCAAGTCCATCTCCGATTGCCACCTGGCGACCAAGAAATGATGGGGTTACAAAGCAACCTCCAGGATTAAACTCAGTGTCTCTGGTCCAGTGGtcctggtactggactagcaacccagaggtcatgagttcaaatcataaaatcatacagcacagaaggaggccattcagcccattgtcacTGTgtggactctttgaaagagcgatccaattagtcccactcccccctgctctttccccagagtcctgtaaattttccttttcaaatatttatccaattcccttttgaaagttattattgaatctgcttccaccgccctttcaggcagcgcattccagatcagaacaactcgctgcgttataaaaatctcctcatctcccctctggttcttttgccgatcaccttaaatctgtgtcctctggttaccgaccctcctgccactggaaacagtttctccttatttactctatcaaaacccttcatgattttgaacacctcgatcaaatctccccttaaccttctctgctccaaggagaacaatcccagcttctccagtctctccattggcaggtgtgaaattgaattcaataatttGGTGATTTGTGAGCTGGgatcagaaaatgaccatgaaagttgccggattgttgtaaaaacccaattggtttcgGTGGATGtacatcccacagcactatttcaaagaacagcaagggagttctccccggtgtcctggccgatatttatccctcaatcaatatcactgaaccagatgatctggtcacatctctttgctgtttgtgggatcttgctgtgcgcaaattggctgccgcgtttcctacattacaacagtgactacacttcaaaaggtacttcattggctgcatagcactttgggacatcctgaggttgtgacaggtgctgtagaaatgcaggttctttctaacTCAAAGGATTTTCTTAAAGCAGTTGTCTCCCCTCCTCGCCTGACTTTTCACCCCACTGGTATCTCACCCCATGGCCTGCTTTTCATGTGAGatcaggatatttgactatggtgGGAATCACAACCAAGCCCGCCCTCACGGCTGCAGTCCCCGGCGGGGAGGGGAGTTGTCATTGGACAGCGACGAGGAGTCTGCCTCTCCCTAACGCAGGGGTACTGAGACCCATTATATCGCCCTGATTGCCAACCCAGGGGTGATCGGCTAGCTCAGCACTAAGCGGGGATGGAACAGGAAGGGGCCGTGCCCAgttggcactgcatcaggaggctAATCCACCCGCTGAGCCATCCGTGGATTCCCGCTCCAAGTCCctgtcacacactcacttcacttTGAAGTCGTCAGAAGCCAGCTCACTGTTGTCCAGCTGCAGGGTTAGACCAGCATTATCCATAGTCGTATCCTGGATCTGCACAGGAAAACGGGATTAGTTTACACAATATAGCATGTTCGTTAATAAAAGGACAACATCGGCTACACGAGAAATAGCCCATGTCACAGGAGGGGGTTAAACAGCAAATCACAACTCCTTGGAGGGGCTGCCTGACACCCACCCAACAATAGCTGAGTGCAGTAATAATGGTGTCTGTACAATAAATTAGAGCAGTAATATTACTGTCTGTACAATAAATGAGTGTAGTAATATTACTGTCTGTACAATAAATGAGTGTAGTAATATTACTGTCTGTACAATAAATGAGTGTAGTAATATTACTGTCTGTACAATAAATGAGTGTAGTAATATTACTGTCTGTACAATAAATGAGTGCAGTAATAATGGTGTTTGTACAATAAATGAGTACAGTAATATTACTGTCTGTACAATAAATGAGTGTAGTAATATAACTGTCTGTATAATAAATGAGTGTAGTAATATTACTGTCTGTATAATAAATGAGTGTAGTAATATTACTGTCTGTATAATAAATTAGAGCAGTAATATTACTGTCTGTACAATAAATGAGTGCAGTAATAATGGTGTTTGTACAATAAATGAGTACAGTAATATTACTGTCTGTACAATAAATGAGTGTAGTAATATTACTGTCTGTACAATAAATGAGTGTAGTAATATTACTGTCTGTACAATAAATGAGTGTAGTAATATTACTGTCTGTACAATAAATGAGTGTAGTAATATTACTGTCTGTACAATAAATGAGTGTAGTAATATTACTGTCTGTACAATAAATGAGTGTAGTAATATTACTGTCTGTACAATAAATGAGTGCAGTAATATTACTGTCTGTACAATAAATGAGTGCAGTAATATTACTGTCTGTACAATAAATGAGTGCAGTAATAATGGTGTTTGTACAATAAATGAGTACAGTAATATTACTGTCTGTACAATAAATGAGTGTAGTAATATTACTGTCTGTATAATAAATGAGTGTAGTAATATTACTGTCTGTATAATAAATGAGTGTAGTAATATTACTGTCTGTATAATAAATTAGAGCAGTAATATTACTGTCTGTACAATAAATGAGTGCAGTAATAATGGTGTCTGTACAATAAATGAGTACAGTAATATTACTGTCTGTACAATAAATGAGTGCAGTAATATTACTGTCTGTATAATAAATGAGTgtagtaattttttaaaaattcgttcatgggatgtggcgtcgctggcgaggccggcatttattgcccatccctaattgcccttgagaaggtggtggtgagccgccttcctgaaccgctgcagtccgtgtggtgacggttctcccacagtgctgttaggaagggagttccaggattttgacccagtgacgatgaaggaacggtgatatatttccaagtcgggatggtgtgtgacttggaggggaacgtgcaggtggtgttgtttccatgtgcctgctgcccttgtccttctaggtggtggaggtcgtgtgtttgggaggtgctgtcgaggaagccttggcgagttgctgcagtgcatcctgtggatggtgcacactgcagccacggtgaagggagtgaatgtttagggtggtggatggggtgccaatcaagcgggctgctttatcttggatggtgtcgagcttcttgagtgttgttggagctgcactcatccaggcaagtggagagtattccatcacactcctgatttgtgccttgcaggtggtggaaaggctttggggagtcaggagatgagtcactcgccgcagaatatccagcctctgacctgctcttgtagccacagtatttatgtggctggtccagttaagtttctggtcaatggtgacccccccaggatgttgatggtgggggattcggcgatggtaaggccactgaatgtcaaggggaggtggttagactctctcttgttggggatggtcattgcctggcacttgtctggcgtaaaTGTAGTAATACTACTGCCTGTACAATAAATTAGTGCAGTAATActggtgattctatgattctatattaatgatttggtcttaaatgtagggggcttgatcaagaagtttgcagatgatacaaaaattggccgtgtggttgatagtgaggaggaaagctgtagactgcaggaagatatcaatctggtcaggtgggcagaaaagtggcaaatggaattcaatccggacaagggtgaggtaatgcatttggggagggcaaacaaggcaagggaatacacaataaatgggaggatactgagaggtgtagaggaatacTACTGTCTGTACAATAAATGAGTGTATTAATACTGGTGCCTGTACAATAAATGAGTGCAGTAATAATGGTGCTTCTACAATAAATTAGTGTAGTAATATTTGTGTCAACATAATAAATGAATGTAGTAATACTGGTGTCTACAATAAATGAGTGCAGTGACACCACTGTCTCCACAATAAATCAATCTGTAGAATAAATGTGTGTAGTAACATTGGTGTCTATACAATAAATGGGGCAGTAATACTGGTGTCTGTATAATAAATCAGTGCAGTAATACTACTGTCTGCATAATAAATGAGTGTAATAATACTACTGTCTGTACAATAAATGAATGTAGTAATGGTACTAGCTGTACAATAAATAGGTGTACTAATGCTACTATCTTCATAATAAATGAGTGTAGTAATACTGGTGTCTGTACAATGAATGAGTGCAGTAATACTACTGTCTGCATAATAAATGAGTGCAGTAATACTACTGTTTGCATGATAAATGACTGTAGTAATACTACTGTCTGTACAATAAATGAATGTAGTAATAGTACTATCTGTACAATAAATGGGTGTATTAATGCTACTATCTTCATAATAAATGAGTGTAGTAATAGTGGTGTCTATACAATGAATGAGTGCAGTAATACTACTGTCTGCATAATAAATGAGTGTATTAATACTACTGTCTGTACAATAAATGAGTGCAGTAATACTGGTGTCTGTACAATGAATGAGTGTAGTAATACTGGAGCCTACAATAAATGAGTGCATTAATACTACCGTCTGTACAATAAATGAGTGTATTAATACTACTGTCTGTACAATAAATTAGTGCAGTAATACTGGTGTCTGTACAATGAATGAGTGTAGTAATACTGGAGTATATACAATAAATGAGTGTAGTAATACTACTGACTGTACAATAAATGAGTGCATTAATACTACTGTCTGTACAATAAATGAGTGCAGTAATACTACTGACTGTACAATAAATGAGTGATTTAATAATGGAGTCTATACAATAAATGAGTGTAGTAATACTGGTGTCTGTACAATCAATGAGTGTGGTAATAATGGAGTCTATACAATAAATGAGTGTAGTAATACTGGTGTCTGTACAATCAATGAGTGTGGTAATAATGGAGTCTATACAATAAATGAGTGTAGTAATATTGGTGCCTGTACAATAAATGAGTGTAGTAATAATGGAGTCTATACAATAGATGAGTGTAGTAATACTGGTGCTTGTACAATAAATGGGGGTAGTAATACTTCTGTTTCTACAATAAATGTGTGTAAGAAGACTACTGTC from Heptranchias perlo isolate sHepPer1 chromosome 7, sHepPer1.hap1, whole genome shotgun sequence harbors:
- the LOC137323249 gene encoding keratin, type I cytoskeletal 18-like isoform X2; translation: MSRRSLPRSPSSSSVVNGNSQKRLSSARSLQGDFGSSRVAPSQGNMIRKVGSASPFNQQDELQGLNKRLAVYLNKVKSLEGANKLLEDKIQDFLAKRGNLARDWSSYEKPVLDICKQIQDTTMDNAGLTLQLDNSELASDDFKVKWQSEMDLRQSVEHDLNGLRKILDDTNLGRLQLETQIEAMNEELSYFRKNHQEDVDDLKHQIANSTVSVEVENSNEEDLGQVLNKIREEYQALADQNRKEAEECYRKKFDSASLEASKNNEALQAAKREVTELRRQIKNLEVEHRSLGAMVNSLEDTLQDTEDRTAAELQTLNNSIANLQQQLAKLHTDLKNQDVEYQTLLNTKMRLQAEIDTYRHLLDGDGNKENS
- the LOC137323249 gene encoding keratin, type I cytoskeletal 18-like isoform X1, whose protein sequence is MSRRSLPRSPSSSSVVNGNSQKRLSSARSLQGDFGSSRVAPSQGNMIRKVGSASPFNQQDELQGLNKRLAVYLNKVKSLEGANKLLEDKIQDFLAKRGNLARDWSSYEKPVLDICKQIQDTTMDNAGLTLQLDNSELASDDFKVKWQSEMDLRQSVEHDLNGLRKILDDTNLGRLQLETQIEAMNEELSYFRKNHQEDVDDLKHQIANSTVSVEVENSNEEDLGQVLNKIREEYQALADQNRKEAEECYRKKFDSASLEASKNNEALQAAKREVTELRRQIKNLEVEHRSLGAMVNSLEDTLQDTEDRTAAELQTLNNSIANLQQQLAKLHTDLKNQDVEYQTLLNTKMRLQAEIDTYRHLLDGDGFSQSDHLKAAPAPGFGETKKTAKKVIIISQKVINGKVISEKQESEEILQ